One Mycobacteroides salmoniphilum DNA segment encodes these proteins:
- a CDS encoding phosphoglycerate kinase → MAIKSLNDLLAEGVSGKGVLVRSDLNVPLDDNLNITDPGRIVASVPTIRALAGAGAKVIVTAHLGRPDGKPDPGLSLAPVGAALSELLGQHVQVAGDVVGTDALARAEGLTDGDVLLLENIRFDPRETSKDDAQRLALAQELAELVGGPTGTDGAFVSDGFGVVHRKQASVYDVATLLPHYAGGLVAAEVEVLKRLSESTERPYAVVLGGSKVSDKLAVIESLATKADSLVIGGGMCFTFLAAQGLPVGKSLVQPEMVDTCKRLLDTYADVIHLPMDIVAADEFAADSPSEIVAADAIPEGKMGLDIGPESVKRFTAVLSNAKTIFWNGPMGVFEFPAFAAGTRGVAEAIIAATEKGAFSVVGGGDSAAAVRALDLPDDGFSHISTGGGASLEYLEGKALPGIDVLDD, encoded by the coding sequence ATGGCGATCAAGTCCCTCAACGACCTGCTGGCAGAGGGAGTTTCGGGCAAGGGCGTGCTGGTCCGATCGGACCTGAACGTCCCGCTCGACGACAATCTCAACATCACAGACCCCGGCCGGATCGTGGCCTCGGTCCCGACCATCCGTGCGCTTGCGGGTGCCGGGGCCAAGGTCATCGTCACCGCACACCTGGGCCGCCCGGACGGTAAGCCGGACCCCGGGTTGTCTCTGGCTCCGGTAGGCGCTGCGCTCAGCGAACTGCTGGGTCAGCACGTGCAGGTTGCCGGAGATGTCGTCGGCACCGATGCGCTGGCACGTGCCGAAGGCCTCACCGACGGCGACGTGCTGCTGTTGGAGAACATCCGGTTCGATCCGCGTGAGACCAGCAAGGATGACGCACAGCGGCTGGCGCTTGCCCAGGAGCTGGCCGAATTGGTAGGTGGCCCAACAGGTACCGACGGTGCGTTTGTCTCCGACGGGTTCGGTGTGGTGCACCGCAAGCAGGCCTCCGTCTATGACGTGGCGACCCTGCTGCCGCATTACGCCGGTGGTCTGGTGGCTGCCGAGGTCGAGGTGCTCAAGCGGCTGTCCGAATCCACCGAACGTCCGTACGCGGTGGTGCTCGGCGGGTCGAAGGTCTCGGACAAGCTGGCAGTCATCGAATCGCTGGCCACCAAGGCAGACAGCCTGGTGATCGGCGGCGGGATGTGCTTCACCTTCCTGGCCGCGCAGGGGCTGCCGGTCGGCAAGTCGCTGGTGCAGCCGGAGATGGTGGACACCTGCAAGCGGCTTCTGGATACCTATGCCGATGTGATCCACCTGCCGATGGACATCGTGGCGGCCGACGAGTTCGCCGCTGATTCGCCCTCGGAAATCGTTGCCGCGGATGCCATTCCGGAAGGCAAGATGGGCCTGGATATCGGGCCGGAGTCGGTGAAGCGATTCACGGCCGTGCTGTCGAATGCCAAGACCATCTTCTGGAACGGTCCCATGGGTGTCTTCGAGTTCCCGGCTTTCGCCGCGGGCACTCGGGGAGTCGCCGAGGCGATCATCGCGGCCACCGAGAAGGGCGCGTTCAGCGTCGTCGGCGGAGGTGATTCGGCGGCCGCGGTGCGTGCGCTGGACCTGCCGGACGACGGCTTCTCTCACATCTCCACCGGTGGCGGTGCATCCCTGGAATACCTTGAGGGCAAGGCGCTTCCGGGTATCGACGTATTAGACGACTAG
- the tpiA gene encoding triose-phosphate isomerase gives MSRKPLIAGNWKMNLNHFEAIALVQKIAFSLPDKYFDKVDVTVIPPFTDIRSVQTLVDGDKLRLTYGAQDLSVHDSGAYTGEISGAFLAKLGVTYVVVGHSERRQYHAEDDALVAAKAAAALKHGLTPIVCIGEALDIREAGDHVQYNVDSLRGSLAGLSAEQVEKVVIAYEPVWAIGTGRVASAADAQEVCAAIRAELAQIASAEVATSVRVLYGGSANAKNVGELIAQDDVDGALVGGASLDGEQFAQMSAIAAGGPLL, from the coding sequence ATGTCGCGTAAGCCGTTGATCGCCGGCAACTGGAAGATGAACCTCAATCACTTCGAGGCCATCGCTCTGGTACAGAAGATTGCCTTCTCATTGCCGGACAAGTACTTCGACAAGGTGGACGTGACGGTCATACCGCCGTTCACGGATATCCGGAGTGTGCAGACCCTGGTCGACGGGGACAAGCTGCGTCTTACCTACGGTGCCCAGGACTTGTCGGTGCATGACTCGGGTGCCTATACCGGTGAGATCAGCGGTGCCTTCCTGGCCAAGCTGGGAGTGACCTACGTCGTTGTCGGGCACTCCGAGCGTCGGCAGTACCACGCCGAGGACGACGCACTGGTCGCCGCCAAGGCGGCCGCGGCGCTCAAGCACGGCCTGACGCCGATCGTGTGCATCGGAGAAGCGCTCGACATCCGCGAAGCGGGGGACCACGTTCAGTACAACGTGGACTCCCTGCGCGGGTCGCTGGCCGGGCTCAGTGCGGAACAGGTCGAGAAGGTTGTCATTGCCTACGAGCCGGTGTGGGCCATCGGCACCGGCCGGGTGGCCAGCGCGGCAGACGCGCAGGAGGTGTGTGCCGCTATCCGTGCCGAACTAGCCCAGATCGCTAGCGCGGAGGTGGCCACCTCGGTGCGCGTCCTGTACGGCGGCTCGGCCAATGCCAAGAACGTCGGCGAACTCATCGCGCAGGACGATGTCGACGGTGCCCTAGTGGGCGGC